The Micromonospora sp. M71_S20 genome has a window encoding:
- a CDS encoding argininosuccinate synthase, whose protein sequence is MTERVVLAYSGGLDTSVAIPYLADRTGAEVIAVAVDVGQGGEDLDAIRQRALDCGAVESEVVDARDEFAAEYCLPAVRANALYMDRYPLVSALSRPLIVKHLVAAARRHGGTIVSHGCTGKGNDQVRFEVGLGALAPDLKIVAPARDYAWTRDKAIAFAEEKGLPIDVSAKSPYSIDQNLWGRAVETGFLEDIWNGPVEDLYSYTSDPTQERDADEVVITFDAGVPVAIDGETVTPYQAILELNRRAGAQGVGRLDMVEDRLVGIKSREVYEAPGAIALITAHQELEAVTVERDLARFKRGVDQRWGELVYDGLWFSPLKRSLDAFIDDAQRHVTGEVRLTLHGGRATVTGRRSEASLYDFGMATYDTGDTFDQSLAKGFVQLWGLPSKMAAARDARLGGC, encoded by the coding sequence ATGACCGAGCGGGTCGTACTCGCCTACTCCGGAGGGCTCGACACCTCCGTCGCCATCCCGTACCTGGCCGACCGGACCGGCGCCGAGGTGATCGCGGTGGCGGTCGACGTCGGCCAGGGCGGCGAGGACCTCGACGCGATCCGGCAGCGCGCCCTGGACTGCGGCGCCGTGGAGTCCGAGGTGGTCGACGCGCGCGACGAGTTCGCCGCCGAGTACTGCCTGCCGGCCGTGCGCGCCAACGCGCTCTACATGGACCGTTACCCGCTGGTCTCCGCGCTGTCCCGGCCGCTGATCGTCAAGCACCTGGTGGCCGCGGCCCGCAGGCACGGCGGCACCATCGTGTCGCACGGCTGCACCGGCAAGGGCAACGACCAGGTCCGCTTCGAGGTCGGCCTCGGCGCGCTCGCCCCCGACCTCAAGATCGTCGCGCCGGCCCGGGACTACGCCTGGACCCGGGACAAGGCGATCGCCTTCGCCGAGGAGAAGGGGCTGCCGATCGACGTGTCGGCGAAGTCCCCGTACTCCATCGACCAGAACCTGTGGGGCCGCGCCGTCGAGACGGGCTTCCTGGAGGACATCTGGAACGGCCCGGTCGAGGACCTCTACTCGTACACCTCCGACCCGACGCAGGAGCGCGACGCCGACGAGGTCGTGATCACCTTCGACGCCGGCGTCCCGGTGGCGATCGACGGCGAGACCGTCACCCCGTACCAGGCGATCCTGGAGCTCAACCGGCGCGCCGGCGCCCAGGGCGTCGGCCGGCTCGACATGGTCGAGGACCGCCTCGTCGGCATCAAGAGCCGCGAGGTGTACGAGGCGCCCGGCGCGATCGCGCTGATCACCGCCCACCAGGAGTTGGAGGCGGTGACCGTGGAGCGGGACCTGGCCCGGTTCAAGCGTGGCGTCGACCAGCGCTGGGGCGAGCTTGTCTACGACGGCCTCTGGTTCTCGCCGCTGAAGCGCTCGCTGGACGCGTTCATCGACGACGCGCAGCGGCACGTCACCGGCGAGGTGCGGCTGACCCTGCACGGCGGCCGGGCCACCGTCACCGGACGCCGCTCCGAGGCCAGCCTCTACGACTTCGGCATGGCCACCTACGACACGGGGGACACCTTCGACCAGTCCCTGGCGAAGGGCTTCGTGCAGCTCTGGGGCCTGCCCAGCAAGATGGCCGCCGCGCGGGACGCCCGGCTGGGAGGCTGCTGA
- a CDS encoding arginine repressor encodes MTAPLTRAARHARIVELIRDKAIHSQTELADLLSGDGIQVTQATLSRDLKELGAVTARGGDGRAVYHIPEDGHRPLRDAEAAPARLVRLLRELLNGVDASGNIAVLRTPPGAAQYLASALDRAGLPEIVGTIAGDDTILVVAREAVGGAALGDKLAGWARREENVEGNPTP; translated from the coding sequence ATGACCGCCCCGTTGACCCGCGCCGCCCGGCACGCCCGCATCGTCGAGCTGATCCGCGACAAGGCGATCCACTCGCAGACCGAGCTGGCCGACCTGCTCTCCGGCGACGGGATCCAGGTCACCCAGGCCACCCTCTCCCGGGACCTGAAGGAGCTGGGCGCGGTCACCGCGCGCGGCGGCGACGGGCGGGCCGTCTACCACATCCCCGAGGACGGCCACCGGCCGCTGCGCGACGCCGAGGCGGCCCCGGCCCGGCTGGTGCGGCTGCTGCGCGAGCTGCTCAACGGGGTCGACGCCAGCGGCAACATCGCCGTACTGCGCACCCCGCCGGGCGCAGCCCAGTACCTGGCCAGCGCGTTGGACCGGGCGGGCCTGCCCGAGATCGTCGGCACCATCGCCGGCGACGACACCATCCTCGTCGTGGCCCGCGAGGCCGTCGGCGGGGCCGCGCTCGGCGACAAGCTCGCCGGGTGGGCCCGCCGCGAAGAGAACGTCGAAGGGAACCCCACGCCATGA
- the argF gene encoding ornithine carbamoyltransferase — MIRHFLRDDDLSPAEQSAVLDLAARMKADRFGHRPLAGPRSVAVLFDKQSLRTRFSFDVGIAELGGHPLVVDTQVTHFGRGETLADAGRVLSRYVAAIVLRTHGDDRIAEVADGASVPVVNALTDGFHPCQLLADLLTVREHCGGTAGRTLAYVGDAANNLAHSYLLAGATAGMHVRVAGPAGFGPDPEVVARAAKIAAGTGGSVQALTDPVAAVAGADVVATDTWTSMGQEDDGLDRITPFLPYQVNAALLAHATPDAVVLHCLPAHRGEEITDEVLDGPRSVVFDQAENRLHAQKALLTFLLGAAPAAPDAAAPGLAATRETP; from the coding sequence GTGATCCGGCACTTCCTGCGGGACGACGACCTGAGCCCCGCCGAGCAGTCGGCCGTGCTTGACCTCGCGGCGCGGATGAAGGCCGACCGGTTCGGTCACCGGCCGCTGGCCGGGCCCCGGTCGGTGGCGGTGCTGTTCGACAAGCAGAGCCTGCGTACGCGATTCTCGTTCGACGTCGGCATCGCCGAGCTGGGTGGGCACCCTCTCGTGGTGGACACCCAGGTCACCCACTTCGGGCGGGGCGAGACCCTGGCCGACGCCGGCCGGGTGCTGTCCCGCTACGTCGCGGCGATCGTGCTGCGTACCCACGGCGACGACCGGATCGCCGAGGTGGCCGACGGTGCCAGCGTGCCGGTGGTCAACGCGCTCACCGACGGCTTCCACCCCTGCCAGCTCCTGGCCGACCTGCTCACCGTCCGCGAGCACTGCGGCGGCACCGCCGGGCGGACGCTGGCCTACGTCGGCGACGCGGCGAACAACCTCGCCCACTCGTACCTGCTCGCCGGGGCGACCGCCGGCATGCACGTCCGGGTCGCCGGGCCGGCCGGCTTCGGCCCCGACCCGGAGGTGGTCGCCCGGGCCGCGAAGATCGCCGCCGGCACCGGGGGTTCGGTGCAGGCGCTGACCGACCCGGTCGCGGCGGTGGCCGGCGCCGACGTGGTCGCCACGGACACCTGGACCTCGATGGGGCAGGAGGACGACGGGCTGGACCGGATCACCCCGTTCCTGCCGTACCAGGTCAACGCCGCGCTGCTCGCCCACGCCACGCCCGACGCCGTCGTGCTGCACTGCCTGCCCGCGCACCGGGGCGAGGAGATCACCGACGAGGTGCTCGACGGCCCGCGCAGCGTCGTGTTCGACCAGGCGGAGAATCGGCTGCACGCCCAGAAGGCGCTGCTGACGTTCCTCCTCGGGGCCGCGCCCGCCGCCCCGGACGCGGCGGCGCCGGGCCTCGCCGCGACCAGGGAGACACCATGA
- a CDS encoding acetylornithine transaminase codes for MSTLIERWAQSMMDNYGTPPLALVSGSGAVVVDDAGREYVDLVGGIAVNALGHAHPAVVAAVSKQVATLGHVSNLYVAEPPVALAELLLALAGRPGRVFFANSGAEANEAAFKLSRLTGRSHVVATRGGFHGRTMGALALTGQPAKADPFRPLPGEVTHVDYGDVAALEAAVTDATAMVILEPVQGENGVVVPPAGYLAAARRITARHGALLVLDEVQTGVGRTGHWFAHQAEGIEPDVVTLAKGLGGGLPIGACLAFGRAAELLAPGSHGTTFGGNPVSCAAALAVVSTIASEGLLDHVKRVGERLRRGIEALGHPLVDGVRGAGLLLGVVLAAPVAKVLAEALREAGFLVNPVQPGVVRLAPPLILTAAQADDFLAALPAALDAASPAAAGSGSASRSAPDLGRKWPLEGPESTKISAPPTASTPPTPSAASTPSTAPTPAAPTVAMPRTTEAGA; via the coding sequence ATGAGCACGCTCATCGAGCGCTGGGCACAGTCCATGATGGACAACTACGGTACGCCGCCGCTCGCCCTCGTCTCCGGCTCCGGCGCCGTCGTGGTCGACGACGCCGGCCGGGAGTACGTCGACCTCGTCGGCGGCATCGCGGTCAACGCCCTCGGTCACGCCCACCCGGCCGTGGTGGCCGCCGTGTCGAAGCAGGTCGCCACCCTGGGGCACGTCTCCAACCTCTACGTCGCCGAGCCGCCGGTGGCCCTCGCCGAGCTGCTGCTGGCCCTGGCCGGACGGCCGGGGCGCGTCTTCTTCGCCAACTCGGGCGCGGAGGCCAACGAGGCGGCGTTCAAGCTCTCCCGGCTCACCGGCCGCTCGCACGTGGTCGCCACCCGGGGCGGCTTCCACGGCCGGACGATGGGCGCGCTCGCCCTCACCGGCCAGCCGGCCAAGGCCGACCCGTTCCGCCCGCTGCCCGGCGAGGTGACCCACGTCGACTACGGCGACGTGGCGGCCCTGGAGGCGGCGGTCACCGACGCCACCGCGATGGTGATCCTGGAACCGGTGCAGGGGGAGAACGGCGTGGTGGTCCCGCCGGCCGGTTACCTGGCCGCCGCGCGCCGGATCACCGCCCGGCACGGCGCGCTGCTGGTGCTCGACGAGGTGCAGACCGGTGTCGGGCGTACCGGGCACTGGTTCGCGCACCAGGCCGAGGGGATCGAGCCCGACGTGGTGACCCTGGCCAAGGGGCTCGGCGGCGGGCTGCCCATCGGCGCCTGCCTGGCCTTCGGCCGCGCCGCCGAGCTGCTCGCCCCCGGTTCGCACGGCACCACCTTCGGCGGCAACCCGGTGAGTTGCGCCGCCGCCCTCGCGGTGGTGTCGACCATCGCCAGCGAGGGACTGCTCGACCACGTCAAGCGGGTCGGCGAGCGGCTGCGCCGGGGGATCGAGGCGCTCGGCCACCCGCTGGTCGACGGGGTACGCGGCGCGGGCCTGCTGCTCGGTGTGGTGCTGGCCGCGCCCGTCGCGAAGGTCCTCGCCGAGGCACTGCGGGAGGCCGGCTTCCTGGTCAACCCGGTGCAGCCCGGCGTGGTACGGCTCGCCCCGCCGCTGATCCTGACCGCCGCCCAGGCCGACGACTTCCTGGCCGCCCTCCCCGCCGCCCTCGACGCGGCGTCCCCGGCCGCCGCCGGCTCCGGCTCCGCTTCCCGCTCCGCGCCGGATCTTGGTAGGAAATGGCCCCTGGAGGGGCCGGAATCTACCAAGATCTCGGCGCCGCCCACCGCGTCCACGCCGCCCACGCCGTCCGCCGCGTCCACGCCCTCCACCGCGCCCACGCCCGCCGCGCCCACCGTGGCGATGCCGAGGACGACGGAGGCGGGGGCGTGA
- the argB gene encoding acetylglutamate kinase, with protein MNLSTDLTRAQVKAATLIEALPWLARFSGSTVVVKYGGNAMVDPELQRAFAADMVFLRYAGLRPVVVHGGGPQISAMLGRLGIASEFRGGLRVTTPEAMDVVRMVLVGQVGRELVGLINAHGPFAVGLSGEDAGLFTAVRRPAYVDGEPVDVGQVGDVESVDVSAVTDLIGAGRIPVISTVAPDADGVLHNLNADTAAAALAVALDARKLVVLTDVPGLYADWPDTDSLISEITVDELAALLPSLSSGMVPKMEACLRAVRQGVPAAHVVDGRVAHSTLLEVFTSEGFGTMVVSARSAGAERPSPAVANEEGAVSARSAGAERPSPAVANEEGSVQS; from the coding sequence ATGAACCTCTCCACCGACCTCACCCGCGCCCAGGTCAAGGCGGCCACGCTGATCGAGGCGCTGCCCTGGCTGGCCCGCTTCTCCGGCTCGACCGTCGTGGTCAAGTACGGCGGCAACGCCATGGTCGACCCCGAGCTTCAGCGCGCCTTCGCCGCCGACATGGTCTTCCTGCGCTACGCCGGCCTGCGGCCGGTCGTGGTGCACGGGGGCGGCCCGCAGATCTCCGCCATGCTCGGCCGGCTGGGCATCGCCAGCGAGTTCCGGGGCGGCCTGCGGGTCACCACGCCGGAGGCGATGGACGTGGTCCGGATGGTCCTGGTCGGCCAGGTCGGCCGGGAACTGGTCGGCCTGATCAACGCCCACGGCCCGTTCGCGGTGGGCCTCTCCGGCGAGGACGCCGGGCTGTTCACCGCCGTGCGGCGGCCCGCGTACGTGGACGGGGAACCGGTCGACGTCGGGCAGGTCGGCGACGTGGAGTCGGTCGACGTCTCGGCGGTCACCGACCTGATCGGGGCCGGACGCATCCCGGTGATCTCCACCGTGGCGCCCGACGCCGACGGCGTGCTGCACAACCTGAACGCCGACACCGCCGCCGCCGCGCTGGCCGTCGCCCTCGACGCCCGCAAGCTGGTCGTCCTCACCGACGTGCCGGGTCTCTACGCCGACTGGCCCGACACCGACAGCCTGATCAGCGAGATCACCGTCGACGAGCTGGCGGCGCTGCTGCCGTCGCTGTCCAGCGGCATGGTCCCCAAGATGGAGGCGTGCCTGCGGGCGGTGCGGCAGGGCGTGCCGGCCGCGCACGTCGTCGACGGCCGGGTCGCCCACTCCACGCTGCTGGAGGTCTTCACCTCGGAAGGATTCGGAACAATGGTCGTGAGCGCGAGGAGTGCGGGAGCGGAGCGACCAAGCCCCGCAGTCGCGAACGAAGAGGGTGCGGTGAGCGCGAGGAGTGCGGGAGCGGAGCGACCAAGCCCCGCAGTCGCGAACGAGGAAGGTTCTGTGCAGTCATGA
- the argJ gene encoding bifunctional glutamate N-acetyltransferase/amino-acid acetyltransferase ArgJ — MSVTTPRGFRAAGVAAGLKTSGASDVALVVNDGPDAGVAGVFTANRVKAAPVLWTQQVVRGGVARAVVLNSGGANACTGPAGFQDTHATAEHTAAALTGASARLMLGAADVAVCSTGLIGERLPMQKLLPGVRSAIRRLSRDGGAAAAEAIMTTDTRPKTAVARGSGWTVGGMAKGAGMLAPAMATMLCVLTTDAVAGPEALDAALREACRVTFDRIDSDGCMSTNDTVLLLASGASGIAPTQAELTAAVTAAAHDLAQQLIADAEGATKQIAIDVVGAASEGDAVEVGRSVARNNLVKTALFGNDPNWGRILAAVGTTAAAFEPDAVDVAVNGVWVCRSGAAAEDRSKVDLTGRDVTIRIDLHAGAAEATIWTNDLSHAYVHENSAYST; from the coding sequence GTGAGTGTCACGACTCCGCGGGGGTTCCGGGCGGCCGGGGTGGCCGCCGGGCTCAAGACCAGCGGCGCGAGCGACGTCGCGCTGGTCGTCAACGACGGCCCGGACGCCGGTGTCGCCGGCGTTTTCACCGCCAACCGGGTCAAGGCCGCGCCGGTGCTCTGGACCCAGCAGGTGGTACGCGGCGGCGTCGCCCGCGCCGTGGTGCTCAACTCCGGCGGCGCCAACGCCTGCACGGGCCCGGCCGGCTTCCAGGACACCCACGCCACGGCCGAGCACACCGCCGCCGCGCTCACCGGGGCCAGCGCACGGCTGATGCTGGGCGCCGCCGACGTGGCGGTCTGCTCGACGGGGCTGATCGGCGAACGGCTGCCGATGCAGAAGCTGCTCCCCGGCGTACGCTCGGCGATCCGCCGGCTGTCGCGCGACGGCGGCGCGGCGGCCGCCGAGGCCATCATGACCACGGACACCCGGCCCAAGACCGCGGTGGCCCGGGGGAGCGGCTGGACCGTCGGGGGCATGGCGAAGGGCGCCGGCATGCTCGCCCCGGCGATGGCCACCATGCTCTGCGTGCTGACCACGGACGCGGTGGCTGGGCCCGAGGCCCTCGACGCCGCCCTGCGGGAGGCGTGCCGGGTCACCTTCGACCGGATCGACTCCGACGGCTGCATGTCGACCAACGACACGGTGCTGCTGCTGGCCAGCGGCGCGAGCGGCATCGCCCCGACCCAGGCCGAGCTGACGGCCGCGGTCACCGCCGCCGCCCACGACCTGGCCCAGCAGCTCATCGCCGACGCCGAGGGCGCCACCAAGCAGATCGCCATCGACGTGGTCGGCGCGGCGAGCGAGGGCGACGCGGTCGAGGTGGGGCGGTCGGTGGCCCGCAACAACCTGGTGAAGACCGCGCTGTTCGGCAACGACCCGAACTGGGGACGGATCCTCGCCGCCGTCGGCACCACCGCCGCCGCGTTCGAGCCCGACGCGGTCGACGTCGCCGTCAACGGCGTCTGGGTGTGCCGCTCCGGCGCCGCCGCCGAGGACCGGTCGAAGGTCGACCTGACCGGCCGGGACGTCACCATCCGGATCGACCTGCACGCCGGTGCCGCCGAGGCCACGATCTGGACCAACGACCTGTCCCACGCGTACGTGCACGAGAACTCGGCCTACTCGACATGA
- the argC gene encoding N-acetyl-gamma-glutamyl-phosphate reductase, with the protein MSIRVAVAGASGYAGGELIRLVAGHPEFDLVAATAHSQAGHRLDVVHPQLAGLDMVLGETDAATLADADLVFLALPHGQSAALAAQLPPEVRVVDLGADHRLADPYAWANYYGGTHAGPWTYGLPELPGQRELIAGATRVANTGCYAAAIILALAPLIAAGAASPADVVVVAASGTSGAGKAAKPHLLGSEVMGDLSPYRVGTHQHVPEIKQATGATGLSLTPVLAPMPRGILATVTAVPARGVDPRAVLAEAYADAPFVHVLPEGAWPHTAATLGSNSCHLQATVDVDSRRMIVLSALDNLGKGAAGQAVQNANLMCGLPETTGLSVWGVAP; encoded by the coding sequence ATGAGTATCCGTGTCGCGGTCGCCGGGGCGAGCGGCTACGCCGGGGGCGAGCTGATCCGCCTGGTCGCCGGGCACCCGGAGTTCGACCTGGTCGCCGCCACCGCGCACAGCCAGGCGGGGCACCGGCTCGACGTCGTACACCCGCAGCTCGCCGGCCTGGACATGGTCCTCGGCGAGACGGACGCGGCGACGCTGGCCGACGCGGACCTGGTCTTCCTGGCCCTGCCGCACGGTCAGTCGGCTGCCCTTGCCGCCCAGCTCCCGCCCGAGGTGCGCGTGGTCGACCTGGGCGCGGACCACCGCCTCGCCGACCCGTACGCCTGGGCCAACTACTACGGCGGCACGCACGCCGGGCCGTGGACATACGGCCTGCCCGAGCTGCCCGGCCAGCGGGAGCTGATCGCCGGCGCCACCCGGGTCGCCAACACCGGCTGCTACGCCGCCGCGATCATCCTGGCCCTCGCCCCGCTGATCGCCGCCGGCGCCGCCTCCCCGGCCGACGTGGTGGTCGTCGCGGCCTCCGGCACCTCCGGCGCCGGCAAGGCGGCCAAGCCGCACCTGCTCGGCAGCGAGGTGATGGGGGACCTGTCGCCCTACCGCGTGGGCACCCACCAGCACGTCCCGGAGATCAAGCAGGCCACCGGCGCGACCGGCCTGTCGCTGACGCCGGTGCTCGCGCCGATGCCCCGGGGCATCCTCGCCACGGTGACCGCCGTGCCGGCCCGGGGCGTCGACCCGCGGGCGGTGCTCGCCGAGGCGTACGCGGACGCGCCCTTCGTGCACGTCCTGCCGGAGGGGGCCTGGCCGCACACCGCCGCCACCCTCGGCTCCAACTCCTGCCACCTGCAGGCCACGGTCGACGTCGACTCCCGCCGGATGATCGTGCTGAGCGCGCTGGACAACCTCGGCAAGGGCGCCGCCGGCCAGGCCGTGCAGAACGCCAACCTCATGTGCGGCCTGCCGGAGACGACGGGCCTGTCCGTCTGGGGCGTGGCGCCGTGA
- the pheT gene encoding phenylalanine--tRNA ligase subunit beta: MRVSVSWLREYVDLPADLPTGDLEQALVGLGIEVESVVDLRETVTGALVVGEVREIEELTGFKKPIRFCRVDVGDANGTGEPQEIVCGARNFAPGDRVVVILPGGVLPGGFAIGARKTYGRNSNGMICSARELGLGDDHDGIIVLPGDTPAKPGDDARPVVGLDDVVVEVEITPDRGYAMSVRGLARELSHALGVPFRDPGLAPAPGGTDTPAYPVEVRDTVGCDRFTARLVRGVDPTAPTPDWMQRRLTVAGIRSISLPVDITNYVMLELGQPMHAFDADRIAGPLVVRRAEAGEKLTTLDGVTRALAPEDMVICDAGLPNPLAGEGAGVPISLAAVMGGETSEVVAGTTDVLFEAAHWDPVMVGRTARRHKLFSEAAKRWERGVDPALPLVAVARAVRLLTEHAGGAAGDEILDIDHVRPRTPVVLPADLPTRRIGVSYPPARVAALLEQVGCAVARGADRLVEDPGEVGVAAGTGGALSVTPPTWRPDLTDPADLVEEVVRLDGYDRVPSVLPTAPPGRGLTWQQRRRRAVARSLAERGYVEVLAHPFVAPGLADQLGLPADDPRRRAVRLANPLSEEEPLLRTTLLGPLLGIVKRNLGRGQRDLALYEIGAVFHPRPDAGRPPAMGVDRRPTDEEFAAADAVVPDQPRHVAVVLTGDAEPAGWWGAGRPAGWADAVEAGRDVLAAADVPTDRIEVRAAEHAPWHPGRCAELLVDGTVVGYAGELHPTVVAALELPRRTSAMELDLDALPAAPVASAPVVSGFPPALIDVALVVDSSVPAAQVQQALVEGAGGLLEGVRLFDVYASEQLGAGRRSLAYKLTFRAPDRTLTVEEAVAARDAAVARAAERFGATLRGA, from the coding sequence ATGCGAGTTTCTGTCAGTTGGCTGCGGGAGTACGTCGACCTCCCCGCCGACCTGCCCACCGGCGACCTGGAGCAGGCCCTGGTCGGCCTCGGCATCGAGGTCGAGTCCGTGGTGGACCTGCGGGAGACCGTCACCGGTGCGCTGGTCGTCGGTGAGGTCCGCGAGATCGAGGAGCTGACCGGCTTCAAGAAGCCGATCCGGTTCTGCCGCGTCGACGTCGGCGACGCCAACGGCACCGGCGAGCCGCAGGAGATCGTCTGCGGGGCGCGCAACTTCGCCCCCGGCGACCGGGTCGTGGTGATCCTGCCCGGCGGCGTGCTGCCCGGCGGCTTCGCCATCGGCGCGCGCAAGACGTACGGGCGCAACTCCAACGGCATGATCTGCTCCGCGCGGGAGCTGGGCCTGGGTGACGACCACGACGGCATCATCGTGCTGCCCGGGGACACCCCGGCCAAGCCGGGCGACGACGCGCGGCCCGTCGTCGGCCTCGACGACGTCGTGGTCGAGGTGGAGATCACCCCCGACCGGGGGTACGCGATGAGCGTCCGCGGCCTGGCCCGGGAGCTGTCGCACGCCCTCGGGGTGCCGTTCCGCGACCCGGGCCTGGCGCCCGCGCCCGGCGGCACCGACACGCCGGCGTACCCGGTCGAGGTGCGCGACACCGTCGGCTGCGACCGGTTCACCGCCCGCCTCGTACGCGGCGTCGACCCCACGGCGCCGACCCCGGACTGGATGCAGCGGCGGCTCACCGTCGCCGGCATCCGCAGCATCTCGCTGCCGGTCGACATCACCAACTACGTGATGCTCGAGCTGGGCCAGCCGATGCACGCCTTCGACGCCGACCGGATCGCCGGGCCGCTGGTGGTGCGCCGCGCCGAGGCGGGGGAGAAGCTGACCACGCTCGACGGGGTCACCCGGGCCCTCGCGCCCGAGGACATGGTGATCTGCGACGCCGGGCTCCCGAACCCCCTCGCGGGCGAGGGCGCCGGCGTCCCGATCTCGCTGGCCGCCGTGATGGGTGGCGAGACCAGCGAGGTCGTCGCCGGGACCACGGACGTGCTCTTCGAGGCCGCCCACTGGGACCCGGTGATGGTCGGGCGCACCGCCCGCCGGCACAAGCTGTTCAGCGAGGCGGCGAAGCGGTGGGAGCGGGGCGTCGACCCGGCCCTGCCGCTGGTGGCCGTCGCGCGGGCGGTCCGGCTGCTCACCGAGCACGCCGGTGGCGCGGCCGGTGACGAGATCCTCGACATCGACCACGTCCGGCCGCGTACCCCGGTGGTCCTGCCGGCCGACCTGCCGACCCGGCGGATCGGCGTGAGCTACCCGCCGGCGCGGGTGGCCGCCCTGCTGGAGCAGGTCGGCTGCGCGGTCGCCCGGGGCGCCGACCGGCTGGTCGAGGACCCGGGTGAGGTCGGCGTGGCCGCCGGCACCGGCGGCGCGCTCAGCGTCACCCCGCCGACCTGGCGGCCCGACCTGACCGACCCGGCCGACCTGGTCGAGGAGGTGGTCCGCCTCGACGGCTACGACCGGGTGCCGTCCGTGCTGCCGACCGCGCCGCCCGGCCGCGGCCTGACCTGGCAGCAGCGCCGCCGCCGGGCCGTGGCCCGGTCGCTCGCCGAGCGTGGGTACGTGGAGGTGCTCGCGCACCCGTTCGTCGCCCCCGGGCTGGCCGACCAGCTCGGCCTGCCCGCCGACGACCCGCGTCGGCGGGCGGTACGGCTGGCCAACCCGCTGTCGGAGGAGGAGCCGCTGCTGCGCACCACGCTGCTCGGCCCGCTGCTCGGCATCGTGAAGCGCAACCTCGGCCGGGGCCAGCGCGACCTCGCCCTCTACGAGATCGGCGCGGTGTTCCACCCGCGTCCCGACGCCGGCCGCCCGCCGGCGATGGGCGTGGACCGGCGACCCACCGACGAGGAGTTCGCCGCCGCCGACGCGGTCGTGCCCGACCAGCCCCGGCACGTCGCCGTCGTCCTGACCGGCGACGCCGAGCCGGCCGGCTGGTGGGGCGCGGGCCGCCCGGCCGGCTGGGCCGACGCCGTGGAGGCCGGCCGGGACGTGCTGGCCGCCGCCGACGTCCCGACGGACCGGATCGAGGTCCGGGCCGCCGAGCACGCCCCCTGGCATCCCGGCCGTTGCGCCGAGCTGCTGGTCGACGGCACGGTGGTCGGGTACGCCGGCGAGCTGCACCCGACGGTCGTGGCGGCGCTGGAGCTGCCCCGGCGCACCAGCGCCATGGAGCTCGACCTGGACGCGCTGCCGGCCGCCCCGGTGGCGTCCGCGCCGGTCGTCTCGGGCTTCCCCCCGGCGCTGATCGACGTGGCGCTGGTCGTCGACTCCTCGGTGCCCGCGGCGCAGGTGCAGCAGGCCCTCGTCGAGGGCGCCGGCGGGCTGCTGGAGGGGGTGCGCCTGTTCGACGTGTACGCCTCGGAGCAGCTCGGGGCGGGGCGCAGGTCGCTGGCGTACAAGCTCACCTTCCGGGCCCCGGACCGGACGCTGACCGTGGAGGAGGCGGTGGCCGCCCGGGACGCGGCGGTCGCCCGCGCCGCGGAACGCTTCGGCGCCACCCTGCGCGGCGCCTGA